DNA from Pelodiscus sinensis isolate JC-2024 chromosome 1, ASM4963464v1, whole genome shotgun sequence:
TGGTAGCTAGgtggatggaagaattcttcccttgGTCTAGTGCTATCTACACAGAGACTTGGGTTAGATCAACTGTGCTGTTcagggggtgtggatttttcacatccccgACTGATGTAGTTAAACCAGCCTAATTTTCTAAAGTAGACCAGGCTTTAGACCTGCACCATCTCCCTCCTGAGAGAGACTGATTTCCTCCTCCATCCCTTTTGCTCTGTAGtctgttttccttcttttttgaCAGCTTCCTACCCATTTGTTTTAAagctcctcttcctctccttggCAACTTTCCCCTTCCACATCTCACATCTCCTTTGGCATGAGTTTTCCTGTCCCTTAGGTGAGACCCCTTTTCTGCTCTGCTCCTTcccatttctctctcacacacactcatagGCTTGCCCTAGAGTGACTTCCCCGGCACTTGAGCagtttccttccctctcctctgacTTAGAACTATTCTCCACCCTCTTGTGTGGTTTGGAGCcattttctctcctttccttAAGTGAGGCTTGCCTCTCTCCACCCTTGCCGGTTTCCTCCCTCCCACATCTCAAATGATGTGACTTCCTcttgagcagcttttctcacaaCTGCACTAGAACAATTTTCTTTACAGATATTGCCCACCCATACGTGACATCCCACACCTGCCAGTAATTTCGCCTTCCATACTGCTTGCTGTTCTGGAgccattttttcttttcttcctccctcacatccatttgctcaatgattttttttttcttatgcacCCTCTGGGTGTGTCttgattggcaagattttgcataaaagcagctgcttttgtgcaaaatcttgctgcctgtctacactggccgcgagtatttgcacaagaacactgactttgtactgtacaaaatcagtggttcttgcgcaaatactccgacgctcccgctcagggataagccctcttgcgcaagtattcttgtgcaagagggccagtgtagacagccaagttaatttcttgcgcaagaaagcctgatggctacaatggccatcggagctttcttgcgcaagagagcgtctatactggcacggatgcttttgtgcaaaagcaaatcttttgcacaaaggcacatgccagtatagacgctctcttgcacaaatacttttaatggaaaaacttttctgttaaaagtatttgcgcgaaatcatgccagtctagacgcagcctctcaGTTTTTATCCTTCAGCCCAGTCTCTTCTACGCTGGAGCAGTTTCCCTCTGTCCTGTGCCAGAgagtaattccctgctctggaacagttTTCCCCAACCACCATCTATGGTAGTGTTACACCTGCTTTCATCTCCACCCAACCACAGATGCCATAGAGTGATTCACCTTCCTGAAAGCAATTTCTCCAATCCCAAAGAAAGATGATCTTCTCCCCACCTGAGAGATTTTCTTTCTCCTTCGTCTCCCCGAGGGCTGatgttttccctcttttctctacAGGTACACAGAACAGTGACACGTTCTGTGTATGTCACCATGGATTCTTCCTGAACAAACATAATAACTGCAAACCTTGCAGCAGGTTGGTTCTTGCTCCTGTGCTCCCCTTACTTGGGCAACAGTGAAAGCTGAGTGCAAACTCCCCTCAGTGTCACTCCATTAGCTACCTTCTGGGGTATATGGAATAACATCTTCCAGGCCCAGGCTTTACCCTGGTACTATCATCATGGAGATTTGCAAGGGGTTTTGAAATGGGGCAGTCCCTGGGAATACTTGATATATTGTGCCTTTGCTCTCCACACTGCTCAGCTTTCTGCTTCTCTCTTTCAGCTGCAGTGAAGAAGAATGTAAGGACTGTGGTGCAATACAGAGACCACCAATTTCCCCCACAGTGACAGATGAGAACTGGAGAACTCAGGGTATTGGCATTTCTGCAACATTTACGTCTGCTTTCATTACCAACCCCATCACCAGACTTCCTGCCTTCACTCCTATCCCCCTCTTCACATGTCCCCTTCCCTGTCTTGATACTGTCCTTACCCCCACCTTCTCTCCTTCCTTCTGTACTCACTTGTCCTCTCTCCCTTATCTAGGTCATACCCTCTTACTCATCGGCCTCGTCGTGGTGTTTGCAACTAGCCTCGGAGCGGTCATTGCAGTTAAATTGATCAAGAAATACTGTCAAAAAGGGTCCTCTCTTATTTTCTACTCCTGTGGTGAGTACAGTGTTCTCTGTGGTGATGCTggcaggcggggggagaggagacacAGGGCTCAGCATCCCACTGCTCTGGTCTAGTGCAATGtgtctcaatcagtggtacgagtacccttagggggacttgagagaagtctggggggaacGTCAACACAacggaaatttggagaaaactgaatttttaagtgtgacagcgctttatttttgtaccttacacccaaaaatttcatcgcccgcccggctatgattaagttgtttaaacaaatatgttgcaatgggagaaaaatgtgtgtgtctgagcaCTATAGGTGCTGgtgatacttataattttttgtgtgtgtgtgaaaaaggggtactttataaaaaaaaaaaaaaaggttgagaaacactggtctagtgcaAGGATGGAGCTGCATGCCAGGGTAGATGAGCTCCTTGTTGATCTTGGCTGTTCTTACAGTCTTACATCCACACTCATGCTGTGATGAGACTCCCTCACATAGGCTCGTTGCTGGGACTTGTGCATTTCACCACAATCCTTCAAGTGAAGTCAGAACAGTGGAGGCACCCAGGAGCTTGAGCAGCTTTTCCTGTTTATCTTTGAGCAGAAGAAGTAAACAAAATTTCTCCTCTTTTCAGTTTCGACGCAGCAGCCAACAAAGGAGCCGGTATCTGGAACAAGCAAGGTACTCAGTGCAGAAACCTCCCCTTTGCCTTCAGATTATCATTCCTCTCAGTCCCATTCATTCTGCCTGCCTGTAGCCCTGAGCAATATTCTTCCCCTCAGCATGTTCTCAGAGTTTGTACTTCTGAATGTCTTGAGCACTGGGACACTGGGCCCTATACATAAGGACTGTGtgtagattggcaagtttttctgcaaaagcaactccttttgcggaaaaacttgccagctgtctacactggccgcttgattttgcacaagagcactgactttgtaatgtacaaaatcagtgcttcttgctcaaatactttcacgcgcctgtttgggcaaaagctcttttccggaaatgcttttgcgcaaaagggccactgtagacagctaaaaactgttctgctcaaaaaagccccgatggcgaaaatggcgattggggctttcttgcgcaaaaccgcgtctagattggcacggatgcttttccacaaaaagtgcttttgcggaaaagcgtccatgccaatctagatgctcttttctgcaaatgcttttaacggaaaaacttttctgttaaaagcatttgtggaaaatcatgccaaactagacgtagccaaggagacaACTTCTCATTTTGACAGACCCTGCCTACTGGGGGGATAGTTCCTGAGTTCCTGTCCCCAGCCTTCATCTTGCCTTGTTCTCTTCTCTCTCGCTCAGGATTCATGCTTCTTAGACACTTGTACATGGGTCTCATGTTCCACCCTATCCTCATTTACACACATCCATCCTTTACGCCTAGCTTGGCCAAGCCTGGCAAATTTAGCTCATTGACTTTCTCTTCAGAACTTGATCTCTTCTGCCCCGAGCATTTCTAAGGCATTTCTTTGAGTTCTCCGATTGTCACTGCTTTCCTGGGATTAAGGAGCTCAGAACTGAGCGCAGTATCCCAGCTGGTGTCTCCTCAAGACTGTACAAAGAGGTATTGTCCCTTCCCCCTCTGGAACTCATTTGAGATCTCTAAGGGCCCTGTGCTGGGCTCCTAGAACTTTGTTCTGTAGATATTTCCTCCTGTATCCttgttttttcatttcaaaataaagattaACCACTCATGCTCTGCAGGTATGACATATTCCACCCCATCCGCTcagatagtgtgtgtgtgggggggtggaatcataagaacataagtattAACTCCTGGGTCCCCGATCCACACTTCTCTTTAACCTGTTTGATGTGCAGTCAGCTGTTCCCCTGAGATACAGGGACTGTTGGGCTGCCCTGATGGTGATTCCAGAGTAAATATATGTTTCTCCCAGGTTGAGATAAACGAGCAGATAGCTGCCATCCTTTCTCCACAACCACCCCAGCTTGAAGCAATGTGGGCTGTCAATGCTGCACCAAGTTCAATGGTTGCACACGAGCTACCCGATTGTGTCAGACCTGCTGGAAAGACTCAACTCCCAGACAGTAAGTGCTGCTCCCCCTGAAACAGGATTTATCTGTGCATAGGAAGGTGGGAGTGGGaagtgcatgtgcatgtgcaccagCATGCATATGTGCATGAGGAAAACTCTGTGTCAGTTGCAGCTCTGTACCCAAACAGACTTGATCATATGAGTTCACATGCATAGATGTTTACATGAGGCTAGCCAAGAGCAGCCTGTTGCATATGATCACATATTGACAggcttattttgatgctatacTTTGCTGTGTGAATGCATGGCAATGATACAGTAAAAGCATATTTACAAGAATGACCTGCCGTATGGGTTCACGCGTACACAAGACCATGCCTGTGAACAAGCATCCAGGGTTCCCCATATTCATTTCTAGATAGGCTCAGAGCCAGATATGACACATGTCTGTGTGATTGCTCAGAGCGGTGCAAAACCTGATCTGGGGGATGTGCTTCACGTTTCTGATGTTCCACTGGTACTGTTTGCATCCCCTTTCCCAGACTCTGCTGCTGACATCCCCTTGTTTGTCTTGCACAGATCCTGCTGTTCTCTATACTGTGGCCGACCACGTGTTGCCGTCTCGGTGGAAGGAATTTGTGCGACGTTTGGGGCTGAGTGACTACGAGATTGAGCGAATTGAGCTGGAGCAGCGGCGGGTGCGGGATGCCCAGTATGAGATGCTGCGACAGTGGAGGCTGCAGATGGGCCACGGTGCTACAGTCGAACGCATCAGCTATGTCCTCAACCAGATGGAACTGAGTGGTTGCAGTGAGGCTGTTCAGGAGGCATTGTCTAGGCAGCCCTAACTTCCATTTTTACCTCCTTCACAGCCAGCTCTAACCCCCTTTGCTTTAGTGCCCCCT
Protein-coding regions in this window:
- the TNFRSF1A gene encoding tumor necrosis factor receptor superfamily member 1A, with translation MARREPSPAVVATLIQILIWVWAEECLGVASNPDTLQIHGISLGRKRREPECQLGEYVHPNRTHCCMRCHAGTYLAEDCKPGHLAPICMRCPAGTYTATDNTIRKCHSCQRCRSELNQITLSECTEKKDTVCGCPDNQYKSSAKTLFQCRNCSLCNNGTIRHKCTQNSDTFCVCHHGFFLNKHNNCKPCSSCSEEECKDCGAIQRPPISPTVTDENWRTQGHTLLLIGLVVVFATSLGAVIAVKLIKKYCQKGSSLIFYSCVSTQQPTKEPVSGTSKVEINEQIAAILSPQPPQLEAMWAVNAAPSSMVAHELPDCVRPAGKTQLPDNPAVLYTVADHVLPSRWKEFVRRLGLSDYEIERIELEQRRVRDAQYEMLRQWRLQMGHGATVERISYVLNQMELSGCSEAVQEALSRQP